In Leptotrichia sp. oral taxon 221, the DNA window CGCATTAACACTCCCTTTTATTAATTTTCCACCTAAAATTTTCTTCCTAATTTTTGCACCTTCATTCAAAACCCAAAATTCTTCTATTTCTGGTTTTGCACGTAAATACTCATAAATCGCTCTTCCATTATCAACATATAATTCTCCTGCATTTCCACCAACTAACCAAATTTTTCGTCCCTTAAACTTTTTCTTAGTAAAAGGATACAAGAAATACGCTATCAACATATTGATTAAACATTTAATTTTATCCATCTTTAACCCTTTCTTTATCACTATTTTCTAATCTGATATTTATTAAACCCCTGTATTCTTCCTTTCAACACAACTCTATGATAACTTCTATTTTTTGTAACAATCATTCCCACAAAACTTCTCAATAATTTTTTCCAATATTCAAAAATGTAGAAATAATTTTTTCTCAATTTTACTTCTTTCTTCACTAACGCTCCATAACCTAAAGCATATTTATAGGCTCTCTCTAAGTCAGCGTAATTCCCTTTTTTTGCTGGATGAAAAATGATATCATTCGCATAATATCTACCTTTATAACCTTTATGCAACAGTGTTAAAACATAATCCGTTTCTTCTCCACTTCCAAAAACCGAACCCACTCCTAAATTTTCATCAAATAAGACAATTTCATCTTGTCTATAATTCACAAAAAAAGTTATTGATTTAACTGTTTTTGAAACATTGTTTGGCTTTATATCCATATCAGTAGTTTCCATTATTCCTGTCCCATAATCTTTCCCACGTTCAAGTGTTCGACATGAATAAATTCTATACGCCTTTTTCTTCTCAAAAAACGACACTACTTTTTCAATCGTATCTGGCTGATATTCGCAATCATCATCAGGAAAACCAATGATTTCCCCTTCTCTAGCTATAAGTCCTTTATTCCTATTTAAACTCAATCCTTTTTGAGAACTTCTTATATATTTTATTTCTATCTTATCTTCATATTTCATTACAATATCTAACACTCGTCTATCTGGATTCTGATCTACCACTATTAATTCAAAATCCTGGTAAGTTTGTTGTACTAAACTTTGTAAAAATAAGTCAAGCTCTTTTGTAACATTAATTGTAGGCATAATCAATGAAACTTTCATCAATTTCCCTCCTTTTCTCTATTTTATATCTACAATCGCCATATATGGCAAGTGATCAGATAATTTTGTCCAATCTTGAGAACTATCTTTTATGAAATAACTTTCTTTCACTTTCCATTTATTTGATTTACTTCCAAAAATATAGTCTATTCTCGGATCTTTTAATGTTCTAAGATTTTCTTTTTTATCCTCCATATAAGTATCTCTCCAATTTCTAGTAAGTCCTGAATAATAAGTTGTTGTTGGTAAAATATTCAAATCTCCACTTAAAAATTTAATATCATCTTTATCAAAAAAATTCGTAAATACATCAAGTGAATCCATTTCTTCAGCCTTCAACTTAGTTTGAAAATCCAAATGTGTATTCATAATCAAAACTTTTTTCCCAAATGCCTTTTTATCAAGTTCAGCAATTATCACTTGTCTTCTTTCAATACCATCGGATGGCAATTCATACGAATAAATCTTTTCTAACGGATATCTTGAAATAAAGGAAATTCCATATTCTCCACCGTCATAATTTCTTGATTTTTGAAAATAATAATATTGATATCCTAATTCTGCTGCTATATCCATTGTTACATCTCTAAATTTACTTCTTTTAGTGTATTTATCTACTTCTTGAAGCGATACAAAATCTGGCTTATACGGTTTTATACTCTCTCCTAATTTTCTTCCATTAGTTAATCTCGCACCATAAATATTATAAGTCATTAATCTCAATTCTTTTGCCCAGCTAACGGTTGCTCCTGCAATCATTAACGACAACAATATTTTTTTAAATTTACTCATTTTTCTAATTTATCTCCTAACCTTTTTTTGTCCTATCATTGTAGATGAACTTTTCATTCAATTATATCACTTTTTTTTATATCTACCAAATTTTTCTTACCTTTTTTCTTTTAAATAATATCTAGCAATTATTCTAGCCTTTTTCACTAATTTTTTTACTCCTGATAAATGTTTTGTTTCCAAAAATAATCTAGCCTTTAAACTGCT includes these proteins:
- a CDS encoding glycosyltransferase family 2 protein, with translation MKVSLIMPTINVTKELDLFLQSLVQQTYQDFELIVVDQNPDRRVLDIVMKYEDKIEIKYIRSSQKGLSLNRNKGLIAREGEIIGFPDDDCEYQPDTIEKVVSFFEKKKAYRIYSCRTLERGKDYGTGIMETTDMDIKPNNVSKTVKSITFFVNYRQDEIVLFDENLGVGSVFGSGEETDYVLTLLHKGYKGRYYANDIIFHPAKKGNYADLERAYKYALGYGALVKKEVKLRKNYFYIFEYWKKLLRSFVGMIVTKNRSYHRVVLKGRIQGFNKYQIRK
- a CDS encoding endonuclease/exonuclease/phosphatase family protein gives rise to the protein MSKFKKILLSLMIAGATVSWAKELRLMTYNIYGARLTNGRKLGESIKPYKPDFVSLQEVDKYTKRSKFRDVTMDIAAELGYQYYYFQKSRNYDGGEYGISFISRYPLEKIYSYELPSDGIERRQVIIAELDKKAFGKKVLIMNTHLDFQTKLKAEEMDSLDVFTNFFDKDDIKFLSGDLNILPTTTYYSGLTRNWRDTYMEDKKENLRTLKDPRIDYIFGSKSNKWKVKESYFIKDSSQDWTKLSDHLPYMAIVDIK